The Culex quinquefasciatus strain JHB chromosome 2, VPISU_Cqui_1.0_pri_paternal, whole genome shotgun sequence genome contains the following window.
ACGTGCAATCCTAGTACCAAACGCTTGACCTGTTTGACTGACACTACTGTCTCCGGAAATGAAGCCGAATGGCTGAGGACCGGTTGCAACTGAGATGGGACAAGggtcaaatttggaatttgggaatcaattttcgagtttttcgatAACGAACATGACatctcatttttttcagaatttgctgaaaagtttatGACATTGGAATgattaccttaaaaaaatatttttgaatatctcAATCAAGTTAAAAGAAGACCCAACCGTCGGTCGCtttgaagttcaaaaaatctcaatttgtgTTTCACTACTGTAAAATTGGAAAACCACACAGCAACTTACCTTTCCAGGATGTGCACAAAGCTAGCGATAATTGAACAACCAAACCAGAAGAATCACAGTGCATTGATAAACCCACCCAAGCCagagtagattttttttattaaatgttagTTGATCAAATATGTTATCATCACCAAATTATCACCACAATCAAAAGATAGTTGAAACCAACGCACAAGTGTGTACAAACAaacacagaataaaaaaaaagtttgtgttattttttgtagtttGAACAAAATACGATGTACAACCAGGTCTAAGTTTCTTTCCGAGCAAATAAACAAAATCGCAAACAGTTCCTTACCATGGTTTTGGAATGTGGGCAACACCACTCTCGTTTCTATTTCTAAACTCTAAGAATAAAACAGTACATCGAATCAATAAAATACATTAcgaaacaccaaatcgatccaacGACACTCGCTTCTGATTCTGCTTCTCAAGGTGGAAATCCCAAACACGCGGATATCACAGATTCAACGGCCACAAACTGCTGCTTTCCGAGAGAGAGATTTGTCTACAACCCAAACAGCGACTTGAGGTCATCTATCGTGAGCTTGCTGCCAGTGTGCTTGGTGCCGGTGAGGGCCTGCGTCGCCAGGTCCAGCTTCTTCTGCTGCAGCCCAATGATCTTCTGCTCAACCGTGTCCGTGCACATGAACCTGTTTGAAAGCGGGATTGTCAAAAACTTGGTTTAAAGTAGTGTAGAAACGACTCACTTCCAGATGTAGACGGGTTTCTTCTGGCCCACCCGGTACACGCGGTCCTGGGCTTGCGCCTCCAGCTGCGGGTTCCAGTGCAGATCCAGCAGCATCAGGTGGTTCGCTCCGACCAGGTTCAGGCCGACGCCGCCTGCCGTCAACGAGAGCAGCATAATCTGGAAAGAAGCGGCAAAGACTTTAACTTCAAATCTTTGACAATGACTAAATAATTTGCAACTCTTCacggaaaacgcaaaaaaaaacttgattcgtgtgtgtgtgagatgtCACGCAAGAcagaaaacggtgaactttattcgaaaacaacaacaaaacaaacggCACGCagcacaaaaacactatttcttCTTCGCCTTCTGGACGTTCTCGATCTCCATGCGGGCCTCGTGTTCCATCTCCATCTGCTTCGAGCGGCGCCTTCCGAGGGGCGTCTTGCACCACCAGTACATGAacgcttcctcctcctccttgtaGACCGGTTCCAGGGCGCTTCATCGAAAAGATGTGGTGTCCGATTAGTAGTGTTGGATCGCGAGCTGGAGATTCAACGCCCATTTGCACAGTGGGTACACCCAAACGATAGACTTCTGACCTCAAATGCGGATGCCAAATCATAACGTGAATTGACAGCTTTTCTGACACTTGATGCGACGTCAACGCTAACCAATGCATAGTTTTGTAATCATAGAGCACTGTTTTCAAAACCCAaacaatcatttatttttttttgcgtttatgTCATTTCACTTTTTAGCATGCAATGTCAAAGGTACTGTCAATGTTGTTTATAGATTTGGCTTCAAAAGTCTGGGTGTACTGTACAGgttgcaataaaaaaacaagcgagaaatttaatttctgaaaaatctaGCAGCTTTGAAAATTGTCCGACGGAAATAATGGGTTGTTGAGAACGATTATTTTATCATCGATAATGTTATCGAAGatagtccataaaattttcgtaaaaagcagatagtatcacaaaatgcttcttacattttaaaaattatgcaaatcacatttttaaaaatatgcaaattattagaaatcatgaaaataattatttctggAAGACACTGttgtaaatgagtgatagaaaaaaatatcatttgatgattcctGCACCAAAATAACAGAGAGTATAGCTATGTACCGTaactatagcttgtgagtttTCTTCTTTTATCTCGTGATTGCCAAAAAGAGCATTCTCTTTCTATCACTCCTTCTCTTTTCCTCGATCACGTACTCTCGCCaaagattattttgttttctcagaaAACGGCAATGAAAGAGCGCGAGAGCGGGATTGGGAACCGAGCCCGCATTACGTACCGTTAGACTTTgttggaaaattttgttttgcggCAGCTTATGTAGCTACGATCAGTTGAGGGGGGATAATTTTGAACgtgagaatgagagagaaaaagagaatGTCAAACGGGATTATGTAGACACGTGATAGAGACCGTCAATTTTTGGTGCTGAAAATCTCGCGACGGAAAGAAGAGCAGTGAAAATCTTTACAGCCCTGCTTTATTATGCAAAGAGCCTCATTTTGTAAAGAAAcgctaaaaaactattttaccataaaatgctttaaaaaatcatccagTGCGAAATGCAAAATATCCAATATCCATTCATCCAGTGTAAAATGAAAGATATCAATGAATTAAAGAAAGTATCATCATTTGGGGCGAATCGGGCCACATGGGACGAATAATCCAATAGCACTGATTTTGTGAAACTCTATTCAAATACTCGCCACGTTTACTATCCGTATCgcaaattatgataatttgagtatataaaaaaaaccccCGTCGAAGTGCCTTCCGAGCTCTAAGGCAAtgaaaagaaaccaaaataaataaCTTCCAAAACTGctagatttttccaaaaaaaaaacagctttccCACTGAATTTTGCAACCTCTGACCACTGGAATCACTTCGGGGCCCAAACCTCAGCGCGTTGATCAGCTCCAGATGCGTCAGCGGTTGCGTCCGCAGCTGCAGCATCCGCTTGCACGTGATGACCTCCCGGATGCAGCGCGCCACCGAGCCCACAGTGTAGCCGTCCGAGATCTTGGCCATCGCCCCCGTGTCAAACTGCCGTGGGACGCCACTGTACTGGCTTAACATTTCCTTCCAGGCGTACGATAGCGCACCGTAATCCGGTCGGGGAATGTAGATGAAACGCTGGTAGGTCTGTATCATGAGCTTCATGTCCGCCTCCCACGGACAGTTGGACGTGCCGATTAGCATGATCCGATCTTCGGGGTTGATGTTCTTGATCAGCTTCGGCAGGTCCTTCTTCAGCCGCTTCGGATCGGTGCGGTCCGTTTTGGGGACCTTCTTCATGAACGGTTTCTCGGCATCGCCAAAGTAAATGACGGACGGTTGCAGCAGCCGAGAAACCTTCGACACCAGGTGCATCAGCATGATGAGGCCCGACTTGCCGGGATATTTCCCAGCAATGTTGGCCGGACTGATGTCGAACAGCACCGATCCGGTTTCTGTGCAGATTGCGTGAACTAGAGCCGTCTTTCCCGAACCCTTCGGACCGGCGACCAGCAACGACTTTATGCACGGTCCAAAATTGCGGATGGTCTCAGAACCCAGTGGAAGGATGCAGTACTGTTTGATGAGGTGACGAACGTCTCCCGGGGAGGGATTTAGTGCGCTCCGAGCGGCGTAGCTTAAATCCCCCACAAAGGAGTTGATCGGAGTTTCGGGAAACTTTTTAATTATGCCGTTCGTGAGCAGCTCCTCAAACAGAGACTCCGTCGTGCGATCGGGGGTCAAATCTTTCTCACGTTTCTTCTTGCCCTTTTTGCCACTCCGTCGAGCCTTCTTACTGCCCTTCTTGGTTTTCTTTCCCTTCTGGGCTCGATCTCTATCCAGTGCAACCTGCAGCAGATCCAACTCCTGCCGCATTATATCGTCCACGATACGTCTCAACTCGGCCTCTACGTCCGCGTACTTTTCCTCGTAAATCATGTCGTCATAGTACGTCTGTCTTAGGTTGTGTGATTCGTCTTTGCCCTTCCAAATCTCATTATACTCATCAATGCCATTCTTAATCTCCGGAAGAAACGCGGATTGCATCGGTCTAAATGCTTTATCCAATCCTTCCTCGAGCGAAACCTCCCCAGGCCGCTTCTGCTGCTTGTTCGGATCTTTGGCCGACTTGAGCTTACTCTCGCGCGAGGACATCACGGAAGACCGGCTCATCTCACTCTCGGTGGCCTGCCGGCTCAGCAGATGGCGGGAACCGCCGGCTTCCTCCGATGGAAAATCCGGCAACCGACCGGTTCGCTTCTGATACTCCTTGAACCACGTCCGGATTTCATCGGCAATGTCCTCCTTCATGGCGGCACCCTGTTTGGTGTAAATCTCCTCCTTCACCCGCACCAAACTCTTCTCGTACTCCTCTTGAAACTCCTTTTGCTGGTCGTACCGTTGCAACTTTGCTTCGGCCAGCTCGTCAACCGCCGATCGCGCAGTCGTGACCTGGGGTGGAATCATTCCTATCAGGATCATTTCTTCCGCCTTGCGTCGTCGCGTCTGTCGTCTCGTCGCGTACCCTCGCCAAACCTTCTGAATCTTCATCGCCGCGTTCAACCCCGTCGTCGACTTGTCCCTACTACTGTCCGGCTTGCCCTTCTCCTTCAACAACTTCAACTCCTTCATAAACTGTGCCCTCAACCTGCCCTGCCTAGCTCGCTCGTGCGTCTGAATTATCTTTATCGCGTCCAACTCGGACCATTCCTCCTCCACAACCTCCTCGTCCAACGCCCCAATCCGTCTCAGTATGTCGTCCATAAACTTCTTCCGCTCGTTCAGCATCTCCTCCTTCTCGCGCCGGAAGTACTTCGGCACATTAAGCTCCATCACCAGCGGCGTCAGCCCCAGCTTCTCCACCACCGCATCGTTATAGCTAAACTCGTTCATATCAATCACCACCAGATCATGCTTCAGCTCCAACACCCGCCCCAAACAGTTATCCAGCAGCTTCCGGATCAAGATCCGCTTCTGCGGCTGCACAATCTGGTCGTAGATCTCCTCCAGCTTGTTCGCGATCACAATGTACCGCAGATACAGCTCGTACACGTGCCCCTGGATTTCGGTGCGATCGTGCTGCGCTTCGATGGCCTGGTACTCAAAGTCGTTCACTCCGAGCTTCTCCAGGTCCTTCTGGGAACTGGTCCACAGCAGGTTGAACGTACGGTTGGACATTCTGGGTGACACAACAACAACTCTAAGGTAGATCTCGAAAGGCCACAAAGTGGACCCACTCGCGGTGACGGTTCTCGGCGGAATGAACGGCTTGTTGTTTGGAATCGCAAAACAGCGGACCAACCTCTTGCTACGGCCACTATGGTAACGACGGGTGAATCACCCGTCGCTTCCTCTTTGGGCTAGTGGAGCGGAACGTTGCGCGGGAAACGAACAAACAAACGTTGTTTTTTGTAGGGGTGATTCCACTCAGTCACAACATACGAATGCCGGTTATTGGAATACTTTTGCTTTCGTACGTGGTTCAAGTTTTCACCCCAAATTTTTAGCATCGACATTTGatttaaaacgttacttaatccacctttaggtggttggtgtcttcctcacattcattaagtcaatacattcagtaaaaatagcaacattcccccttaacaatgattaacaaattaacaaaattaacaaaactttaTTAATCTGTTcctttgatagggttcgcagaccttcaatatctCTGGATCATCGGCAAGGACTGATtaaaaacctatccaacaatatggaagattcagacaatatttctatcacaatatctgaaatccggcctcccaaaagtttataaataacacttaagtgctaataaattttaatagggttgtcagatcttcaatgttttgggctcattggaaaggtctttttaataaatgtataacatgataggttttcttgcaaaaaccaccctttttacaatcttctggacatacgccaaaatcgttttttagcataacttttgaagtacttaactaaacttgctgattttaaatagagacctatgggaccccaagacggatcgagtttctgtccacccacctacacacatccacacagacatttgctcagaacatgattctgagtcgatatgtatacgtgaagttgggtctacgaggtcaaattaataagttcatttttcgagtgattttatagcctttcctcagtaaggtgaggaggGCAAAAATGCTTCCTTTATTGAGCAATTTTCTGAGAttccggtcattcgatttttttgtatttttttatctggctgaaactttttagttgcctttggtatgcccaaagaagccatttttcatcaatagtttgtccatataattttccatacaaatttgacagctctcttcgaaaatatgtatcttttaaaggatttttttgatcgatgtgttgtcttcgacaaagttgtaggttgtagttgaaaaaaattatacacgataaaaaaaataatttcactttttttcacttAGACCtagtttgcaaaaacactattttttttatatattttaggggatATAAATGACAACTTTCCAGACATTTCCAGACTGTGCAAAACATTCGTGACTGAGttaggattttttgaatcaatactgattttgtcaaaaaacggataagatcggaaaaattcacgaataatgtttcatattttaacattgtaaatcggaccattagttgctgagatatcgacattagaaaatggtgggttgtttgggtgagactcagaaaacatcaatttttctgattttaattccaattttacaccgaaaaatgaagttgaaaattttgtgtgaccaatatttctattttttttaaatcagtattgattcataactatgtcaaagattttttgcacattctggaaattggtgtactgtgtatcatatttttacagtgtagtccttatccatacctacaactttgccgaagacaccaaatcgatcaaaaaattccctcaaaagtagtgcgtccatcccgggaattcccgggataaaaACCCAGGGTTTtccctaaaccgggaattccagaatcccgggattttttatattttgtcccgggaattcccgaaattgaaaaaaaaaacattttttggtctGGAAACTCAGATTTGGGTTAAAAGCataagcaaatttgtattcggcatatatcaacatttatttggctgataagggaaaattattaaaattttagtttacggatccgcaaaatgcctagcacttaaaatatttttcattatattttatttattttttaaagatttacgttttttttaatttattttaaacttgaaaaaatcatattcaattaatttttatcaaaaatctgcatttggagcaaattaggacaatagtaacgaattaagacagcataatgttctgatatttttaattgggtcctaaactacccctgatcgcataaatttcccatatgcattttcatcgatgtctagttattgatgcagtttgattcaaaattgtgtgctctttcgaaagagcctataacatccagtactttgttcaagaaatcaggaggaaatccagtttttcgcgaaaacttaacacgtagccttatgtatggtacaaacttcaaatgcgtttttctcagcttgctgtttttgcatatgggacatttatgcgaacatgggcagtaaagccctatataaattttaatgtacatcggtaaaaaacacgattaaaaaccatttctgaccactttttcatttaaatgcaaaaaaaataaattgacaatacaacattttttcgatggaccaACTATGGCcctcttggaacgagctgtctagTAGGACCTTatctgtcaagaaggatcgcgaagatgatttttcaaaattgatttaaaaattcattttaaatcctttgcagtcgtacaaagagtcattttacaaagaaaaataagctttatcgctctgAGCAATaatatccaaaaatttaagcttaattttaggacccaattaacaaaacaattagtacacaaattttaaaatttattgctgTAAAATATCCTGTACCTTTTCAGACTGCAGACCCGATTtcccccagttggcggtagtgacttaaagatattttgaaaaatatgtttaatataaaatatgaaattctaaacatttctaaaattttacattggatggtttcattttatttgttttcgcttcttgttttttttttacagtttcaatgaaattttttagcttttgtaaaaaattaaagaaatatattaATAAGTATTTCATGATTATTAATATGAAATAAGTTAAATCACTTTGGATTAAAAATTGCgattcattaaaaattcaaagcataagaacaaaaaactttttttatattctttaaactaacaaaaaaaaactgctgttcTTGTTTATATTGAAGTAAAGATTATCACCAAGTACCAGTAtttagctaattctatgattgtaagcttgaaaaacataacaaattcaatgaaaacatatattttatgaaagttaaaaaaaatcccgggatttcaaaaatattttttccgtttcccgggaaattagaaacccgggaaaattggacgcccttatcaaaaggtacagatttttgaattttcatatttcatttttgtatggacagctgccaaatttgtaaggaaaattatatggacaaccaaatgatgcaaaatggcttctttgggcgtaCCAAAGACAGCAGGattggaaaatacaaaaattaaaattaaagaaaagaccgatttcgtaaacAATTGCTCTATTCACATATTCTCATTAGTTATTTTCACTCCTCAATTTTGTATTTATCTTAGaacttaaaaaggctataaaacGTTTCCAAATTacttaacataaataaatttgaacataAAAAGCAGAATCACCAATAAAAActgctttttcaaaaaaatagaactGGAAAATTATAAAGTAAAGGAGGTGTgagactacgacaaacaaacaaactcgcactttttgactgtttgcctgcatttttttttaccgaaataACCATTTTACAACTTGTGGTGTCCCTCGCAACTATTTCCTTTTCATTAACCGCTTAGTAACAGAAGGTTCTTCTAATGCAATCAAACAAAAACTAGgaaaaatttggccaaaaaaccTAGTGAGATCGAAAATAGTCTAACACCTCCTTAACGCGTCATCCACAAATAACGTAgcactttttgtttttgaagaatttaaccCGTGCTCCTTTTTCTCTTGTAGTCTTCTCCCATACAAAATCGATTCTGTTCTCACAAACTCTTAATCTCATTAGGGGTCGAGCTCCCGTGGTCAAGTGGTACGGGTTTTgttttgtaagcggaaggtcgatggcttgaaacccatctggcgaggcaaaaggggtaggtggcggCCGAGTGGGGATTTCGGCTGCTGCGGGAATTGATTTGTTGTCAAGTCCCATGCCTCCCCAAAACCCATCCCATCCAATCTCTCGGATgatctgttggcgactgagtctgagcgttgaagaactctgcaacaatagggggatggcgtcgctatttttagtccacgtttttccactttttcccCATCGAGACTGATTACTGTTGGCACAATCGTGCTAGCAACTACACAAAGTCCATAAGACGATTCGTTTCAGTGCAGAATTTAtttacacacacagacacacatacCAATGTATATAACACAATAAATTCATTCGAAAAGTAGTTCTCTCCGGACACGGACGTGTTCTTTATTTCAATCCGCTGCTCGTAAAACTCCTACAGGTTATGGGCCTGAGTTCGACGTAGAAATCGGAGGAACAAAAGAAATTTTCGACGCCATTGCAAAAGTTGACCGCGTGTCGCGAATTTACTTGTTTTATCGCGAAAATCGAATAGTTTTCTCGTGAAAATGGACGCTAATCGCTTTAGCATTCAGAAGCTGAATAATGATAATTATTCTGCATGGAGATTCAAAGTGGAACTTCTCCTTGTTCGCGAGGACTTGTGGCGTTGTGTCGATCCTGGCACGAAGCCAGCTGCGGAAAGTGATGAGACGTGGAAGGCGCTGGACGCTAAGACGCGGGCCACCGTCGGCCTACTGATCGAGGATAACCAACACGGGTTGATCCGTGGAGCTGCGACCTCGAAGG
Protein-coding sequences here:
- the LOC6037683 gene encoding dynein regulatory complex protein 11 isoform X2; the protein is MSNRTFNLLWTSSQKDLEKLGVNDFEYQAIEAQHDRTEIQGHVYELYLRYIVIANKLEEIYDQIVQPQKRILIRKLLDNCLGRVLELKHDLVVIDMNEFSYNDAVVEKLGLTPLVMELNVPKYFRREKEEMLNERKKFMDDILRRIGALDEEVVEEEWSELDAIKIIQTHERARQGRLRAQFMKELKLLKEKGKPDSSRDKSTTGLNAAMKIQKVWRGYATRRQTRRRKAEEMILIGMIPPQVTTARSAVDELAEAKLQRYDQQKEFQEEYEKSLVRVKEEIYTKQGAAMKEDIADEIRTWFKEYQKRTGRLPDFPSEEAGGSRHLLSRQATESEMSRSSVMSSRESKLKSAKDPNKQQKRPGEVSLEEGLDKAFRPMQSAFLPEIKNGIDEYNEIWKGKDESHNLRQTYYDDMIYEEKYADVEAELRRIVDDIMRQELDLLQVALDRDRAQKGKKTKKGSKKARRSGKKGKKKREKDLTPDRTTESLFEELLTNGIIKKFPETPINSFVGDLSYAARSALNPSPGDVRHLIKQYCILPLGSETIRNFGPCIKSLLVAGPKGSGKTALVHAICTETGSVLFDISPANIAGKYPGKSGLIMLMHLVSKVSRLLQPSVIYFGDAEKPFMKKVPKTDRTDPKRLKKDLPKLIKNINPEDRIMLIGTSNCPWEADMKLMIQTYQRFIYIPRPDYGALSYAWKEMLSQYSGVPRQFDTGAMAKISDGYTVGSVARCIREVITCKRMLQLRTQPLTHLELINALSALEPVYKEEEEAFMYWWCKTPLGRRRSKQMEMEHEARMEIENIMLLSLTAGGVGLNLVGANHLMLLDLHWNPQLEAQAQDRVYRVGQKKPVYIWKFMCTDTVEQKIIGLQQKKLDLATQALTGTKHTGSKLTIDDLKSLFGL